In the Rhododendron vialii isolate Sample 1 chromosome 2a, ASM3025357v1 genome, AGGCTCTACTATTATCCAAATAAGTGAAGCTGAACTTGTTGGATGCAGCAAATAGTAACACTGATTGCTTGAAAAGGTCGGGGCTTTCAAATAGTTGACCCTTCCCAGTTAAAATCTCATTTGCATTGTCCGGCAAGTATGGCACCAACCCCATCTCTTGGCTACAACTATTGGTCACCTGACTGGGAGAAGGTATTGCCAGTATTCCTCCAGGCGAGCTACTATTGTCAGTGACCATCGATtccctaacaaaataaaatatatatggttattcAAATGCACACAGATAAATAATAACTGTAAATTAAAATGAAACATCCCATCTAACCTTGTTGAATTGTAAGCGGTATTGTGGATAGGGTCATTATTCTGGCCTAAATCTTCTACAAATAAGTCGACATCATCTTCGTTCAAGTGGAACAACATTGCAACACCATTGTCGTCATTCAATGTTACATACTTCGTCTTGTCCCTCTTTGTGTtgtagaaaaacattttaccttCGAAATTAATGTGAAGGGCAACACAAACCTTCTCACGTAACTCATTCAGTTGACTTCCTTCCTCAAGTAGAACTGCTACACACATCCCACCGTTGTACAAGAAGGTGCCATTGGCATTTACCTTCCGTTCTCCGCCCCAATAGCAAAAACTTGTCAATGTTTTATTTTCCCTATTCTCCATAcctaaaaagacaaaatatagAGCATACATTCTTAACAGTCTAGGGCATACATTCTTCAATAGAGAGCATCAAAAGTTCTTACAAGGAGTAACATTAGGTGACTTAAAGAGCAACTATTTTATTCCCAGGAAAAAACATGTTACCTAAAATGTAAAGGGACAACCACATTTCATAGAAACAAGAACCAGTGAGTTTAAGAAACCAGTGAGTTAACTGCCCTTAAGAAATAAGAACCACATTTCATATAGACCAACACACCCTTGTAAAGGGACAACCAACCAGTGAGTTAAAATTGAATTAACTGCCCTTAACAGTCTAGGGCATACATTCTTACATAGAGAGCAGCAAAAATTCTTACAAGGAGTAACATTAGGTGACTTAAAGAGCAACTATtttattttcaggaaaaaacaCGTTACATGACTATCACAACAAGAACGAGAAAATACAAAGTACAACAGCAAGAGTACACCACCAGCCTCCATCCGTTGCCCTCTCTCCCTTTCTGTGACTTCCCTCCCTTCCTGTGAACTCCCTCCATCCATCTCTAGCCATGCATtcctcatcctcttcctctTGAAACACTCTAAATGAGTACCTTATTGATCATTTTTTGGTTGACAAGAGTGTAACTGCTAGAAATCTAAAGTATCTACCATGAAGTTGTGTCCATGTTTGAAGTGCTGAAATTGAAGTAATGATTGTGTCCTAAGTTGTGTCTGTGTATAAAATTTGTGGCTTAAATTGCAATGAAATGATTTCACCACTACCTTTCATTTGTTTGTGCAATGAAATGATTTCAACACTCCAAAATTGGTAACAAAGCTGCATCTAAAAACTGGTACAGTAAAGAGCATCAATCAAAGTGCAGCAAACTATAGCAATCATTGCAAATCAAAGATGAAACTGAAAGTGCATAACACAAAACTTAAACTGAAAGTGCAGATTCATAGCCAAATACAGATTTAGTAGCTATCAAACAAAAGTAGGTTCAACTAGTTCAAATTCAACTGTTAAtagctacaaaaaaaaacataccacATTCTGGTTCTGCTATTAGTTACAAACTTCTACATTTGTGTGTGTAAGAATGGTGTGGATTCAACTGCCGTTAGCTACAAAAATTGTCCATTGCAGCCAACTCCTCTCTTTAAGCCTTCATCGATCAAAATTCAGGATTTGTGTGTGTAAGAATGGTGTGAATTCAACTGTCATTAGCTACAAAAATCGTCCATTGCAGCCAACTCCTCTCCTTAAGCCttcatcgatcaaatttttgaatttgtgtttGTAACAATGCTGTGGATTGTGGAGTTATGAGTATACAGAGTATGacacagacagagagagaaaggggggagGGTTTTGTGCGTGGAATTGTGGATTCAGATTGACCAACACACCTTTGTAAAGGGACAACCATTAAAATATAGGTCACTGCCCTTAACAGTCTAGGGCATACATTCTTACATAGATAGCAACAAAAGTTCTTACAAGGAGTAACATTAGGTAACTTAAAGAGCAACAGTTTtattttcaggaaaaacatGTTACATGAGTTAGAACGAATTATGGATGACAACACATTGTTTTTTTCTGTTGCAGTCATACTATTGTGCCTTGCACATTGTTAGACTTAGAAAGTTCCTAATTTGTTCCATTAGTTGGAACGAATTATGGTGCTAGGACATTGTCAATGGAAAAAATACTTGAGTGAAGGCCCTCGAAATGGTTTGCTTGCGTTGTTTTCACATCACTATAGAAAGGAGAAAACTTATCCCAAAAGCTAAcaacttgaacaagaaccaTATTTCATacaaacactacaagaaaaagtatgtttagtaaCGAAAAaatggcgacaaaatttaatttcgtcattaaatgagtatatttgacgacaaaaaaataaattcgtcactgttttgataacttccttgacgaaattattttgtcaccaattataactatttagcgacgaaaaagatatttttgtcaccaaaggctcctatttggcgatgaaataaaattttcgtcgccaaaagagtaaaaaaagagacgaaattattttttgtcgccaaagataactattcggtgacggaaaaaatattttgtcgccaaatgaaccaatttggcgacgaaaaatattttcgccttctttttatgttttcagtgacgaaaaatttatactttggtgacgaaatttatgaattacgatttctcaccaaatatatttcgggcataactctttgctcagaactccgattgagataatttaaattgggtttgaacaataacataaagagctacgactttcatgtttattaaaattgctaattttaatgtttaatagttcaaaatgccgttcaaaatatattttaatgttcaatgtatgtgttatatattagatatttcaaacatctgctgaaaagtttgtgtggtgtagttggttaaagcttgcatgcaaaacttaggagactcgggttcgaaaccccgcaggagcaagaaagtgagatttttttcacatataagaatgtctttcgcgaagaaaaatttcatcaccgatgggtcacctttgacgagccaaagggaataatttgtgacgaaattttttgtcatcaaaaaagcacaataggtgacggaaaaaaattcgtcaccaagtcatttttccgtgacgaaatttttcgtcaccaaaaggcactataggtgacgaaaaatagattttgtcaccaggtaggaatcctcgacaacctttagtcgacaaattttttttcgtcacctatattatttgtgacgaaaaacatacaatttgcgacgattttcattcgtcacccaatgcaatttttcttgtagtgaaaccAACACACCTTCGTAAAGGGACAATCATTCAGTGAGCTAAAATATAGGTCATTGCCCATTGCTGATAGGAGAATGAAACACCCACAATATCCTACGTCTAAAATATAGgttatttctttctcttcaaCAATTTATCGAGCACATGTTATGCATGACAAAATAGGTACCTCCTCAGTCTATCTTTCAGAGAGGCATTTTTCGCTTAAAGAAATTGTACTTTACTTTCTAATGAAATTGTTTCATTAATCCTATCAGTTTGCTGTTGGAAATTGGAGCTGGGCTCTATTTCGAAATTTGAGAAATTCCTCAAAGCCATTTTGGTTGCGTCGTTGTAAACAGGGAAATCTTGTTTCATATGGGTTGTATTCCGCCAGCTTTAGAGTTTATCTTGTTTAAAGACTTGTCTTGAGCAGTTTGTTCGTGTATCGTGACactttccgaaaaaaaaaaattttggtttaATGGAAGAGAATTTGGGTATGAAATGAAGagtgaaaattgaaaatgtcaaagTGTGTGTCATGATTCAGGGAGTATAAGCAATAATGGCTAGGAGAAATATGATGGGGTCCTGTGGGGTTTTAAGGACTCTTCTGATGGTACACTTTTCTCAATTAGGCCACATGGTCTTTGAGTTCTATTTTGTGGCATGGGGGCCAGTTTGACCCACCTGGAACAATCCCCTATCTTTTCTTGGGTCCTTGTAAATTTTACTCGGACGAATATCAACAGAATTTTTATCATgggtaaaaatttaaaaatggttGCAATTAACCAGACAAATTAACCAGACAAATGAGCATGGAAATTGTTATGTTGTTCcacagaaaagagagaaaactgcAAAAATAATTGAAACACCCAAAACATATACGTACTAGATGTGTACGATGTCCCTTGGTCAAGGAGAAGAGATTGCTTCTCTGCGGTGGAATGGAGAGAGTACTGTTGCTACAGAGAGATAAagtgagagaggaagaagaggtgaGGGAGAACGGTCTTGCAGCAGAACGGTCTTCTTCGGTGGAACGGAACCCTCCCCTGCCGTTCTCTCCTCTTCAGCAGCAACGTACAAGGGAAGGATGGAATGAGAGAACAGTGGCTGGGATTCAAAATGGGGAAACTTATTAGGGTTTCTTTCATCAGGGGCATATTAGTCATTCTAGGTTGACCTCTCCATGtatggaaaattatttttgtccttCTCATGTCCAGATGAATTTAGCAAGAACTGGTCCATCACTTGGGCAATATTTGCCCTTTTGTCCACTGTCCAGCAATTTCCCCTAGATATAAGACATACAGGACGTACGTAAGTAACGTCAttctcaatgaaatcttttttCTGTTCAAACGGAAATCTTTTATTGGTCAACGAAATCTTTACCAGTGATACTCCTGTCACTTGGTTTAAGCCAATATTGATTAGCTCGTgacgtaattaatttttgactgtTTGATAACTTTTATTCAACCTTCcctccgctctctctctctctctctctaaaaccccCCATCAAACCCCTGTAATTAAAATCtactcttctccctctctctcaaaatacCCCGTCAAACCCCTCCTCCGGACCTCCCCTTAACCTCCACCGCAACCACCCTTTCTCTTCCACTAATACCCCCACCACCCCTCCCTTTTTCCCTTCCGTACCCTCCCCCACCTTCTTCCCCGCCAACATCTCCTCCTTCATCCATCCCCCTCCTCCCCAAAAtccctctcctccaaactcgtCGCCGTCCTCACCGTCACTGCAATCAGCAAGCGTCTTCCTAGACCTCCGCCGCCACCGAACACCCCTGACGTCGACAAAAGTCTAACGTCTCGGACGTCAGCAATGCGAACGCGCTGCGTGTTGTTGGTCACGTGCTTCCGAAGGCAGAGACGATCAGCCGCCTCCGGAGTACTCTGAATAATAACAGCTCCGAGTTTCACTACCTCAGCAGCATCGCCACCTCCCGCGGCGGCGCCATCGGCGGCAGAGACAGAGACTTGAGCCTAAGGataactctctctttctctctctctctctctctctctctctctctctctcatcttatatatacatgcatatgtATGTATGCATCTATGTTTCACCCTTTTGGTTTAAGTAACACACTTGCGTACTatctcagaaaaaaaaaatggattcaacTGGTAGCTCATCACTGTCAGGATGATGGCCAAAATCAAGATTAGAATCAACGGTAAATGATCCACTAAACAGTTGTTTCATCCAATCGTACTGTAAGTTTTGATGTTTTCTGATgtggatttgattttgttttcttgatgtAGTAATTAGGGTTTGGGAGGATTGGGCGTTTGGTGGCGAGGGTGGTTCTCCTGACTCCAGAGCAATGACGCTTGAACTTGTTGCTGTTAACGATCTGTTCATCTTCCGATCGTACTTATATTTTGATGTTTTctgatttggatttgattttgttttcttgatgtAGTTTTTAGGGTTTGGGAGGATTGGATGTTTGGTGGTGAGGGTGGTTCTCCAGACTCCAGAGCGATGACACTTGAGCTCGTTGTTGTTAACGATCCGTTCATCTTCCGATCGTACTTACATTTTGATGTTTTctgatttggatttgattttgttttcttgatgtAGTGATTAGGGTTCAGGAGGATTGGGCGTTTGGTGGCGAGGGTGGTTCTCCAGACTCCAGAACGATGACGCTTGAACTCGTTGCTGTTAACGATCCGTTCATCAGCACTGACTGCACGTACATGGTAACAAGTACTCATTCCTTTCCCTCATTGTTACCTGGTTAATTTTTGCATGATAGAAAATTATATGTAAATGTGAAGAATGGCCATGTGAATGATAAACTTACATAAATCCACACACTTGATTCTCTTGTttgtgttttggttttgatttcggTTTCGGTTTCCAGTCCATGCTTTGACTGAAATATCTTTAATCCTtacttttctctattttttcaaaaaacttttctctTTGTCAAAACatgggaaaaagagaaaatcgCAATCGTTTCTTTTCATATTTTAATACTCCTCTTTCTTCTTGTATTTTGATTGCACAACATGCAGAAGTCACTTTTCGGAAATCCTTTCTAAAAATGATGAAATCACACATTTTCCAGCAAAGAATTCTGGGGATCTGTTTAGTTGCAGTATTTTGGGGATGTGTTGAGAAAAATTGTAGTGGGTGGGGAACGTACTCAGATACACTTTTAATGTAATGAATTTAAAAGGGAATAGAAAAACTCTTTAACGTTATGTTGCTGTTGTGGGACATTATTGTCAAGGGAAATTTGGTAATTATCTTCTTCCTAATTATCTTCTTTACAAATTGACATATTGAGAGTTTGAGATTGAGCTTTACGGCCCTAAAGGTTGACCAGGAAGCTCGAAATGCTTCCCtggaagtttttcttttttaacaggTATGTTTCCTGTAAGTTGAGTTTTGACTTTCATAGAAGGTTGGAGTAGCTATTCCATAATTCGACCAGTAGCATGTGGTTTTTTCAAAATGTCTTGACTTGTCTTATGTTGGCAGAAATAAGGTTCTCCAACAAATGGAGTAAATTTTTTCTCTTCTATTGAGGGGGCTACTTTAAGCATACATGACCACACATCTATATTTTATGTTTAAATATATGGATATTTTTGGCACCTTGTATAATGTAGGGGTGTTTTGGTTATTTAACAGTGCGAGGGTTTGAGGGGTATtgaggtcattttttttaaaaagggagaacaataataaacttattttttagaaaaagagagtatgtttgggttttttttgttccaatttttttgtttagtaaTTCCATACCTCAAGTGTATTTGAGCCATCTCCTATCACAtattcaagccaagcttgaaccaAGGATCTCATCTTCAAAATTTCTTCATAGTCCACAATAGCTGAGCTGGTATATTCATAGTCCATATGCAGTGATCTTTGATAATGTAAATAGACCCAACAAAGAACAAATCACCCCAATCCCACCACTCTCTGCCACAGTTTTCTTAACCGAATCGTGGGCATTGACTATCTTTCTAAGCTCAATGAGTGATTGAACCCTAGCTTGACCCTTCACTTTTTTCTTCAACATCTCAATAAGCTCCAAAGCTCTCCCCTGCACATCCTCTGACTTCTTCTTCATCGCCGTATACTTCTGCGAAAACCAACTATAAATCAAATGGCTAAGAGTACTATTCGGCGTAACCGAATCGTCCCAAAGCTCTTGCATTGTAGTGGGGCAAGTCAAATGCCCCAAACTGAACCATTTGA is a window encoding:
- the LOC131317353 gene encoding uncharacterized protein LOC131317353; protein product: MRNAWLEMDGGSSQEGREVTERERGQRMEAGGLLFKSPNVTPCKNFCCSLCKNLTHWFLKLTGSCFYEMWLSLYILGMENRENKTLTSFCYWGGERKVNANGTFLYNGGMCVAVLLEEGSQLNELREKVCVALHINFEGKMFFYNTKRDKTKYVTLNDDNGVAMLFHLNEDDVDLFVEDLGQNNDPIHNTAYNSTRESMVTDNSSSPGGILAIPSPSQVTNSCSQEMGLVPYLPDNANEILTGKGQLFESPDLFKQSVLLFAASNKFSFTYLDNSRAYYRLVCKVPGCPWKLTAKCEGSSDLVRVIMLRNEHLHNAEDASNYKLTFRSKQVGLLFKNRIVDKPEYLPRDICKDFEHVFQCRLNYSQGWRAKEKAKEAITGPPSMTFHLVPWMCWRLVEAIPNTRAIWTSTNEAKFKQLFVSYGCSIAAFRSGYLRPVLKLDACFLTGYYRGHVLSASAHDADDGLYP